From the genome of Candidatus Firestonebacteria bacterium RIFOXYD2_FULL_39_29:
AAGCCAGGGTACGGCATTTTCAAAACCAAAGGAACAGCCCGGAACCGTTTTAAATGTGTATACTTTTACTTTTCCGTCATTTTCATCAATATATTCCGCGGTAAAACCCCAGATGGGATCAAAGTGCTCAGACAGATACGGTACTTTTGCCTGCCACTCGGCGGCATGTCCCATGGTACAGGAGTTTAGTTTGCACCCCATCATTAATATTTTCCCGTCCGTCCTGCTGAATCTTTCAATAGGAGAATCCGTACCAATAGCATCTACTTTCTCATGCCCGCTTACCAGTTCTCTCGCTCCTCTTCCCCATGCGGCAGCACTATGAGTGGGATGAAGCGACCTGGCAACCCGAGGTATCTTCCAGAAAGCATCACTGATAGCCCCTACCAGAGACGGAGACCTTCCCTGATTATATGGACCGATGTTTTTCGGATAATTCTTAAAATTTAAGCTGTGTGTCGGCATTACCAAAAGCCCTTCTTCCCCGATAGCTTCCATAAAACCCTTACAAACCTCTTCCGGCGCACCTTCAAAATCAATAGATTTGTAAGAACTGTGAAGGAGAAGCTTTGAACCTCTGTTTATCCCGTTGTTCTTTAAAGCGCTTATTAAATCTGATTTTTTCACTGTTTTCCCCTCTTATTTTAAAATAACAACTGTTTATAACCCTGATTTCGTATTATATAATATGGAAAGCCAAATTTCAATTCAAATAACTGATGAAAATTTGGAAGTAAATGGATGAATTGTACAAAAGCTGATCTTCTTCCGGCTATACTTTTTCTACAAGCATCGAAATACCCATGCCGCCGCCTATGCAGAGGGAAGCCAGTCCAAGGTTGGAATTTCTCTTTTTCATTTCATGAACTAAAGTCACTAAAACTCTGGTGCCGGAGGCACCGATGGGATGGCCCAAGGCAATTGCGCCGCCGTTCACATTTAATTTATTTCTGTCAAATTTAAGTTCCCTTTCGGCGGAAATGACTACCGAAGCAAAGGCTTCATTTAATTCAAACAGATCTATTTTATCCAGAGATATGTTAAGCTTGCTTAATAGTTTTTTTACACTGGAAGAGACGCCTTCCCCCATCAAGGAAGGAGAAACACCGGCAGAAGCATATCCGACAATTCTTGCCAGGGGTTTCAGGCTATTCTTTTTTACCGATTCTTCTGAAGCCAGGATAACAGCAGAGGCTCCATCCGCAATCACGGAAGAATTCCCGGCGGTAACGGTACCGTCTTTTTTAAAAGCCGGTCTTAAACCCGCAAGAGCTTCTAAAATTGTGTTTTTCCGGGGACACTCATCTTTTTCAAATATTACCGTATCTTTCTTTATTTTAATTGCAACCGGAGCTATTTCTTCTTTGAATTTATTTTTCTCCACAGCATCTTTCGCTTTCATCTGGCTCTCATAAGAAAACTTATCCTGTTCTTCTCTTGTTATCTTATATTTCTCGACAAGATTTTCAGCAACAATCCCCATATGATAATTATTGAAGACATCCCATAAACCATCCCCTATCATTGAATCAACCATCTCGCCATTACCCATTTTATATCCAAATCTCGCTTTCGGGAGTAAATAAGGCGCATTACTCATACTCTCCAGTCCACCCGCGAGAACAAGATCATTTTCTCCCGCAATTATTGATTGCGCCGCAAGGGCTACTGACTTTAACGAAGAGCCGCAAACTTTATTAACAGAAAAGGCAGGAATTTCCTCAGGGATGCCGGATAATATGCTTACCTGTCTTGCAGGATTTTGACCTAATCCGGCCTGAAGAACATTTCCGAAGATAACTTCCCCGATACTCCCCGCCTGAACCGATGACTCTGCCAGCAGGTTTTTTACTACCTGCGCCGCAACATCCGTAATCTTAATGTTTGATAAACTCCCGCCAAACCCGCCGATTGCAGAACGTTTTGCGCCAACAATGTAAACATTAGTCATCAGTAACTCCATTTCAAGAAATTTGTTAAAACGTTCCACGTTATCACATTACTCACGTATATCGTTATGTCAACATTTGCTTACATTAAGGTGGTATCTATTTAACAAAACACAGACGCTGGATCCCGTATCTGAGTACGGGATGACAGAATAAAGCTTATCCTTCCGCTCTTGCTGCGCCTCTGAGCATCCGTTCATCCGCGCCTCTGTTTCTCCCCATCACCTGTTATTTACTCACAAACATTTTCGTGAACAACTCTCTTATCTTCTTGCTTTCCCTTAGTATATCAAGCGTTATCTTTGCATGGTCTTTTGCGTAGCCATTACCGATTATCATGGTAATGTCTTTGGCAATACCTTCAGCGCCCAAGGCTGCGCGGGTAAAACTTGTTGCCATACTGAAGAAGTAGATAATTCCGTCCTCTTTGGTCGCAAGTACGGAGGCCATTTCTGTTTCAGGGACATTTACGCAATTAATCGTAACATCCGCCATTTTACCTTTCGTTAAAGCCGCTACTTTTTCCTCAACTTCCAGAGGGTTAGTCGCATTTATCTGTATAACTTCATCGCAGAAACCCATTTCTTTTATTCTCTTCGTACTCTCGTCACTATGACCCGTACCGATAATATATCCTGTTTTTCCCGCTTTTTTCTTTGCTTCGTAAGCACAAAGAATTCCGCTTTTCCCGCCGGCGCCTATGATAAAAACCGTATCGCCTTTTTTTACAAGCCTTCTTGTTTGCGCGGGCGCGCCTGCAACATCCAATGCAGCCAGAGCAAGGGATTCATCTATATCCTTAGGAATCTTTGAATAAATAGTTTTTTCAAATAAAATAGCTTTACCGTCAATATCCACCTGGTCGATATCTTTTCTTATATCTTTTATTTTATCTATTCTAAGCGGGGTCAGGCTCAAAGAAACCAGTGTAACAATCTTGTCCCCTTCTTTTATATCTATCTTGCCTTTTAAAGCGCTGCCTATTTTTTCTACCGTTCCTATCAAAACCCCGCCTGAACCTGTTACCGGGTTCTGATGCTTGCCTCTTTCTTTAACGGTTGCCATCATGATCTCTCTTATTTTATTATCGTCACCCTTGGCCTGTTTTTCTATCTGCGTAAAAGAGGCCGAGTCCACATTTAAAGTCTGAACGGCGATCAGGATCTCGTTGTCATAAAGCTTATCCATATTGTTATCCAGTTTAAACGCAGTTTGCGGCATCAACCCTTTCTTTTCTATTACTCTGTGTGTTCCGTACTTGCTTCCCAGCATGATATCTCTCCTTTTATCTGACTTTTTTTACTATCTCAAGGAATTCATCAACGCTCAGATAAGATTTTCTCAGCGTTGCTTCATCTTTGATCAGCTCTATCAGTTTGAATATTTTTTCATCGCTTAATTTAATTCCGTACTTAGAGGTAAAGTGCTCAACCGTTGCTTTACCCGCACCTTTACCGACTACGTATTTTATATCATTTTGCCCTACTTTTGAAGGTAAAAATGGCTGCATAATTGTCATCGGGAATTTTTTCTGCTGCGCTTTAAGGAATATATGCATAATAAGCCCTGATTCGACAATAAATAGGCCGTCGCCCACAATAGGTTTATTGCTTGCAACCTTGATCTTTGAAAGCTGAACCAGCAATTTTGAAACCCGGGAGATCCGGCTAAGATCTTTTAAAACAGTTATGTTAAAACAGCCGTCCAGCGTTGCCGCCACCTCTTCCAGGCTGATATTACCTGCTCTTTCACCAAGACCGTTTACGGCGGTGTGCACTCCGTTTGCTCCCGCGGTTATGGCGCAAACCGCATTCGCAGTTGCCATACCCATATCGTTATGAGCGTGAAGATCCAGTAACTTTTCAGGGAACCACTTACGCATTTTTTTAAAGAAATCAAAAGTAGCCAGAGGATGAAGCATTCCAAAAGTGTCCGCTATTGTTACAGCTTCAGGATCCGCGCCGTATACAACAGCTTTGAATATTCTTTCTATCTGCGCTGGCTCGCTCCTGAAAGCATCCCAGCCCATCCAGTTGACCCAAAGACCACGTTCTTTTGCATACTTGATCATTTCAATATTTTTTTTGATCAGATCTTTTTCGGTCATTCCGTAAGCCAGATCGCAGGCAACGGTATTGACCGTATGTTCCAGTATAACCGCTTTTATCCCTGTTTTAACGGCAGCATCAATATCATCTTTTCTTGCCCTGACCAGACAGGTCAGCTTTGCTTTAATAGATTTTTCACGCACTAATATTTCCATGGCTTTAAAATCTTTGGGTACTACCGGAAGTCCAAGCTCAATGGAATTAACCCCGAGCTTGTCAAGTTCATGCGCGACTAAAACTTTTTCTTCGGTCGAAAAAGCAACACCCGGAGTTTGCTCGCCGTCCCTCAAGGTAACATCATGCACATAGATCTTATTTTGCAGATCAAATCTTTTCCTTAAATTTTTGTCAAAATTCAAGGGCGGGGCCCAAAAATCTTTTTTAAAATATTTTTTATTTTTCAACATCATATCTCCCTCGTTTAAGCGTGGAACGTTGTCCCGCTGATCTCATGCCCTCTTTTAGAATCTATCGGTCTCAAGGATACAGCTTTACCGGAAAACAACTTGGCAATTCCGATATTATCTTCTTTGAATACGTTTTTGCATAAATTACACTTCTTGCAGCTGCTTTCTCCTTTTTCAGGTTCGGTGTATGCGCTGATCAAACCTTCGTAATTTCTGATAATTATCTTTTTGTCTGACCTTGAGATCATATATTCAGGCATTAACGGAACTTTCCCGCCGCCTGCAGGCGCGTCAATTACAAAGGTCGGCACTGCCAAACCGCTGGTATAGCCTCTTAATCTTTCCATCAGTTCAATACCCTTTCCTATTGAAGTCCTGAAATGTTCAATACCTACCGAAAGATCGCACTGGTAGAGATAATACGGCCTGACCCGTATCTTCAAGAGATCATGAACCAGTCTTTTCATTATATGCGGGCAATCATTAATACCCTTGAGCAAAACAGACTGATTATTTAACGGTATTCCCTCCCTTGATAAAATATCGCAGGCTTCCGCAGCTTCCTTTGTAACTTCACTCGGATGGTTGAAATGCACATTAACCCATAAAGGATGATACTTCTGAAGCATATTGGCAAGTTTTTTTGTAATTCTCATGGGCAACACTACCGGCATTCTGGTTCCGATTCTTATTATCTCAACATGTTTTATTGCTCTTATCTTTTTAATTACACCCTCTAAAACATCGTCTTCCAGCGTTAACGGATCGCCTCCGGTTATCACAACATCTCTGACTGTTTTTGTTTTTCTGATGTATTCAATGCATTTATCTATCTGCGCGTCCGATATTCTTTTATCTGTGATTCCGACGGCTCTTCTTCTGGTGCAGTGCCTGCAATACATACTGCACTGATCCGTAATCATAAAAATCAACCTATCTGGATATCTATGCGTAATTCCATAAACAGGAGAGTCCGTATCTTCATGCAAAGGATCATGCATATCACTCTCCGCTGTCTTTGTTTCCAATATGGTAGGAACAGATTGCATCCTTACCGGACATTTTTTATCATTTTGATCCATTAATGAAGCGTAATAGGGAGAGATAGCCATTTTAAACTTTGCCAGGCACATATTTATCTCTGCTTTGTCCTGCTTGCTTAACTTTATTACTTCTTCCAGCTGTTTAACATCAGTTATTCTGTTACGTATCTGCCAGTGCCAGTCATTCCAATCTTTTTCCGGCACATTTTTCCATAATTTAACCTTAGAAAATTTCTGCATAAAATCCTCCCTCCTCGTAAAACGATTCCACCGATTACAACGCTTCCGGATTCCACTGATACAGGCAAAATAACTGCTTACAAAAGTCTCACAATGCCTTGGCACCACTTTACATAGCGGAGC
Proteins encoded in this window:
- a CDS encoding lysine 2,3-aminomutase; this translates as MQKFSKVKLWKNVPEKDWNDWHWQIRNRITDVKQLEEVIKLSKQDKAEINMCLAKFKMAISPYYASLMDQNDKKCPVRMQSVPTILETKTAESDMHDPLHEDTDSPVYGITHRYPDRLIFMITDQCSMYCRHCTRRRAVGITDKRISDAQIDKCIEYIRKTKTVRDVVITGGDPLTLEDDVLEGVIKKIRAIKHVEIIRIGTRMPVVLPMRITKKLANMLQKYHPLWVNVHFNHPSEVTKEAAEACDILSREGIPLNNQSVLLKGINDCPHIMKRLVHDLLKIRVRPYYLYQCDLSVGIEHFRTSIGKGIELMERLRGYTSGLAVPTFVIDAPAGGGKVPLMPEYMISRSDKKIIIRNYEGLISAYTEPEKGESSCKKCNLCKNVFKEDNIGIAKLFSGKAVSLRPIDSKRGHEISGTTFHA
- a CDS encoding acetyl-CoA acetyltransferase, yielding MTNVYIVGAKRSAIGGFGGSLSNIKITDVAAQVVKNLLAESSVQAGSIGEVIFGNVLQAGLGQNPARQVSILSGIPEEIPAFSVNKVCGSSLKSVALAAQSIIAGENDLVLAGGLESMSNAPYLLPKARFGYKMGNGEMVDSMIGDGLWDVFNNYHMGIVAENLVEKYKITREEQDKFSYESQMKAKDAVEKNKFKEEIAPVAIKIKKDTVIFEKDECPRKNTILEALAGLRPAFKKDGTVTAGNSSVIADGASAVILASEESVKKNSLKPLARIVGYASAGVSPSLMGEGVSSSVKKLLSKLNISLDKIDLFELNEAFASVVISAERELKFDRNKLNVNGGAIALGHPIGASGTRVLVTLVHEMKKRNSNLGLASLCIGGGMGISMLVEKV
- a CDS encoding L-erythro-3,5-diaminohexanoate dehydrogenase, with protein sequence MLGSKYGTHRVIEKKGLMPQTAFKLDNNMDKLYDNEILIAVQTLNVDSASFTQIEKQAKGDDNKIREIMMATVKERGKHQNPVTGSGGVLIGTVEKIGSALKGKIDIKEGDKIVTLVSLSLTPLRIDKIKDIRKDIDQVDIDGKAILFEKTIYSKIPKDIDESLALAALDVAGAPAQTRRLVKKGDTVFIIGAGGKSGILCAYEAKKKAGKTGYIIGTGHSDESTKRIKEMGFCDEVIQINATNPLEVEEKVAALTKGKMADVTINCVNVPETEMASVLATKEDGIIYFFSMATSFTRAALGAEGIAKDITMIIGNGYAKDHAKITLDILRESKKIRELFTKMFVSK